The DNA sequence ttctaatttaaaacaattattttatcaattttacttaaatgatcatttttaaaaaatttactgttttatattttaatttaaccgtttttttaaatttaacaattttttagttataaaactacatataaaataaatgaaaattatttataataaaattacaaaaaaaatattttaattttataattataattataattataattataatattttttattttttattttttgtttcataaaaaaatgcgAGAACATATGGGTTTTGCTAGTATTATTAATGAGTTTTTGAGTttgttatattcttttaattatttgttgtgtaccttttttcttctttttgagatatttttttcatgttcttttaaatatagatatttaatttatttatttttagctaGTTTTTTACGCGTTTTTATCTAGCTattcaatttaacatttttttagttgtaaaactacatataaaataaataaaaactatttataataaaattacaataaatattttaatttcataattataataataatagtaattttattatttttattttttattatcattaaaaatgtgaaaacaCATGAGTTTGCTAGTATTATTAATGTGAGTTTTGGAGTTTgtcatattcttttaattatttgtcgtgtatcttttttttttttatgatatttttccAAGTTCTTTTAAGCatagatatttaattaatttatttttaactagttTTTTTACGCGTTTTTATCTAGCTAATCAATTTAAGaccgataatatatttttaacaaatatttataatttgactCAAATTTAAATCTACTATGTTGAGGATATTTAATTATAGACCTTGATTTCGAATTTCTTTAGCACTCATGTCATTCATTAAGTTACATGTAATTATCGTTGtgctaaatatataaaatcattcaTTCTCGTTTTTTTATGACCCCTGAAATAGATTTCATGATATGTTTCTAGTTTTTCTGACTATTATTTAACTATTAtctttaattaacaaaatagttttttaagaTAACTTTTACAAACTCACATTTCACGTTTTGTTTTCCTACGCATTTTTTACCTATCATTTCcgtaacaacaataataattatttgtatgaTTACAACTATAACTCGCACTAAAAGGGTATGAGTTATTAATGTTTCTTTCCAAAGAGGAAGTACTTATCCAATTGAAAGTTTAACAAATAGGAAATACTCTCTTTATcattttgttaaaaactttaaacatcttgcatagaataaaattatatgaatgcAAGCAAATACCTTGAGGTAGATTAATTGTTTATGATAACTCATAATAACTACTGAGCATGTGTTTTCCATacataaaataacttatatataaatgtctaaaataaaatcacttaaataaatatgatataatgGGTTAGACGAGCTAGCTAGCTAGCTAGTAACAATTTGGTACTTCGTATTGTTGTTCTTAATTTACCTGTTTATCCTGGTCCATTAAcctaatttcataaaaaaatgaaaaaatagttttaaatattacttttttatattatatttggaATATGCAAATGTAGAGTAATATGTAAATTTCAATTATCAACACTTATTACTTAACTTGTAAAGATTATCATATTGATCATTGTAGTAAATAATGTGTCAATACTTACATCACATTATTGTTGTCATAAATATCATTATGTCAATGTCATATTTATCgtacaatattataattataattatgataatgaCTAATATTATGACTTCAATTTTTTGACTCTTATACTTTACTTTGAATGTGATTTGGTGTGGATCATTGATTAATGTgccattatatttttctttaaaagaattAGTGACTCACCCAAAGCTGGGAATAAAGGATGAAAGTTAACAAATGTGagtcataatataattttccttgtaattatgataattattttcattgtcaTTATCTATGCGTGTCAAAGCGGAACAGGTTCGCTGACCCACCAGGAAAAGAGCAGATTAGGTTAGAATTTCCAACCTGCCAACCAGCTCTGGTCCCGCTTGCCTAGCCTGTCCTGGTCCGccaacccatttttttatttttatgttcaaaaatttaaaataaataaaaaatattatataaacaatatatataatttataaacaaaattttgaaaaaaagttaaaagaaattagaaaaagaaaatggtagGTCAGTTCGTCTTGAGACAGGACAGGTTGAATTATTCAACCCGTTTCTTAATAACGAACTAACCCTATCCGATCTAGCTTTGGTGGACCAAAATAGACGAGATTAACTCGTTTTATCACTCCTATTATTATCAATGTCATCTCATTATCTTATTTCaccattatttatttatttatttattattatttatgtcaTTGTCATAATTTTCGATCTATCCATGTGATTAGCATTCTTATTTTGTTGTAATTATCATTTGATTGTCATCTTCATCATTGTTATCAGCATCAATATTACTATCATCACCACTATTAATACCAAAATGGGTACATccgtttatatttaattattattcgaatgaagttaagttttttattatattacattagcttgaatattaaacaaattgaacaaacattaaactaatttcaaaatatatcactaaacaaataataaaaaaccttattaaatttaattcatcaaatttgtgaaacaaacaattattttatcgattttactttttaagtgatcgttttttaaaatttaactattttttttttaatttaaccgtttttaatatttaacaatttttgttattgtaaaactacatataaattaaataaaaactatttacaataaaattataaaatatatttaaattttataataataataataattttattattttttagtatcgTGAAAACACATGTGTTTTGCTAGTATTATTAATGTAAGTTTTGGAGTttgttatattcttttaattatttgtttagtattcgtcttcttctttttgagatttttttttcaagctcTTTTAAGTATagatatttgatttgtttatttttaactagttttttttcttctctttacgTGTTTTTATCTAGCTATTCAATTTATGAATGATAatctattttaacaaatatttataattcgactcaaatttaaatatgtgGATATTTAATTATAGACCGTGATTTCAAATTCCTTTAGCACTCATGTCGTTCATTAAGTTACATGTCCTTATcgttgaaataaatatataaaattattattttcatttttgatgACCCttgaaaatgtatatatttcGTGATATGTTTCTAGTTTTTCTAAGTATTATTTAACTATCAtctttaattaacaaaatagtAGTTTAGGATAACTTTTACAAAGtcacattttcttttcctaagCATTTTTTACCCGTCATTttcataacaataaaaataggtATTTGTATGATTAAAGCTATAACTCGCACTAAAAAGGGAATGTGTTATTAATGTTTCTTACTAAAGAGAAAGTACTCATTAAATTGAAAGTTTTACAAATAGGAAATACTCTCTTTatcattttgttaaaaatttaaacatcttgcataaaataaaattataatgcaAATACCTTCATTTAAGATAAGtgtctaaattaaaataatcgaaATAAAGATGATAAAATGAGTTAATTGACCTAGCTAATAACAATTTGGTAATTCACCTGTCTATCTTGGCCTATTAATCTCATTTCATTAAAGAAATGAAGAgatagttttaaatattaatattttatatattatacttaGAATATACAAATGTAGAGTAATATTTAAACTTCtattattaacaattataaattaagttgtgaaaattttcacattgatacttgtaataaaaaaaaaaaacgtgtcAATACTTATgttattgtatttattattgttgtctTAAATATCATTTTGTGAATGTTATATCTTACGGTGTTACCCTTACAATtcttagggttaaatatgtttttgatctaaTTCGAAATTTACATCTAATTCAGTCCTCAAACTTTATAAGCAcgttaatttagtcttttaaaccCAATTTTGTTAGTTAACATTCAACTAACGTTGATGTGGAATTGTGTCAAATGacgtaaacaactcaaatgttattatgaaacgcgttcgaaatgttaaataaatttaacaagatttggttaaaaggactagaTTGATGTACTTATAaagttgagagactaaattgaatcaaagtttcgaagaggggctaatttcaatttttattaagagttaaggaacaaaaaaacatatttaaccctaattattataattatttgcaCCATCATTATCAATATCATCATCATTGTCGTTTTTCAGCATTATTTATTGCTATTTATGTCACTATCATAATTTCCGATATCATCCATGtgattatcattattattttgttgttattgtcgTCATCATTGTTACCACCGTAACTATTACTATTATCAtcactattaataaaaaaaattctgttcatttataattattatataaataaacttaatgtTTTTCATTATATTACATTAGATAAGACATTACTTGAATATTAAACAAATTGAacaattattaaactaattttcaaaatatatcacaaaaacaaataataaaaaatctcaCCAAGTTTAATTCACCAAAATTGTGAAAGAAACAATTACATGATatacattagtaattaatggcTAACACAtcttaaatgtttaaaaatataagtgtcgcgataaaaaaaaattctaaaatttaatatattaaaaaaaccaaAGCAATATTTTGCatgatacttttatttttaaaaattacagtGAGTACAGTAATAAGATCTTTcaatgtttccattttttttaaattaactatttatcACTTTAATTTAAAAGCACGACAACACATTGAATACTTGTATTAAATTGACAAGatacaataataatacaacaattttcaattaaatagaaaaaaaattagaaataggTAACGAGTGGGCCGAAAGAGAACGGGCCCTTCTGGTCCATAGATAAGCAATGAGGGACCAACAGTCACTATTCATTGCGAAAATCTTTCATCGTTCTTTCTTTCTACAAAATCCCTCATTTCCTTCTTTATTCCCATTTCCCACCCTTTCATCATTCATCATCGCCTCCACCACGCACCCACCCAGATTCTCCTTCTTCTCTGCGTTCCTCTTCCGTCTCCAAATTTCGATTCTTTCGATCAGATCCGCAACCCCCATCTCGCCAAAACCCTCTGCCACCCATCCATGACGCTTGGCTCAGGAGGATCCAGTGTCGTGGGTCAGTCCCTCACTGTTCTTTCTCTATCTTATCTAcgccctttttctttttcatcttttctttttccaattttttcttcttggtCATCGGATTTTTCCCCCTTCCTCTTCTTGCCGTTGACCTAGAACGTTCTCTGTTCGCTTTTTTGTATGCTCAATTCgtaattatttgtttgtttttgggGTTTTCTGTTTGTGTCTTGTCGGAGGAGTTTTGGATCGTTGGTTTCGCTTTCCTGCCTTgcaatcttttttgtttttcttgttctGTAAAGGATAGTTTTgggtgttttttatttttgtgatcaTGTTAAATAAAAcgtttagttttcttttatttcatgtCGTCAGTCATGGGCACAATCTTTTCTGCCTTGGTATGTATATTTTGGAAATGTGTATGTTTTTGTTGCTAATGTTGTTTGATGGCTCTTGTTAGAGTATTTCTTCTTCGGCGCAAGAGTGGAAAAATAATTCAGAATGTGTGGTTGAACCTTGTAGGAAGCTTTTAAAAGCGACTGTGATTTGAGCTGAAATGTCGATGCATGACGTCAGCAATTGCAGCTGCATTTGTCGATAATTTCAATGTTGTGTAATGCATGCCTTTTGAATTTAAGTAGTGGGATTGATAGTGATGACCTAAGTTAGTTGTCTACGTTTTCTGTCAATAGTTGTGAAACTGAACTTGTATTTGTGCCTAAAGCATTCTTACACAGCATTAGATAACTGATCTCTTCTATTGGAAAATGCATGGATGATGATGTTGGCGGGTAGTGGGATaaggatttttgtttttgttgttggtgTTTTTGTTGTATCATTATGGATGATGTCGGGTAAAATTAGTCAAATGTTGTTAGGAGTTCCACATTGAGTACAATGAGCTTTATGCGATACTGAAGTATATAGGGTCTTCCACCTAATGGAGTAGTATTTTGGATTGGGGTTCTCCCTTTTTGTTTAagtcctaacaattggtatttTCATTGAGAGTTGGGCTAGGGAAAGACTACTTCTAGGCTGTATTAAGGTGTCAAACCAAACACTAGTTGATGAGTGAATAACGCTCAGAGAAAAGGGTTATCATTGGGAGTGAAAGTACTTTTGGAGGTAAACCCTTAAACGTAGACTCAAATTGAGTAGGATGAATTACTTGATGTGGTATTTGAGGTTTCAGCCTCTCCCAATTAATGGAGTAGTCTTTTGGAGGTAAACTTTCCTGTTGTGTATAAGTCCTAACAAATGTCTTGTGAATATGTACTGTTCAATTTCTTGTACAAGTCAAATATTTCAATGAAAAGTATTGTTACGTGGTGTTGCCATGGCAGATCTTTTGCCAACCACCATAGGCAATTTATGAAGGGAGGCATGTAATGGTGTTGCCATCAGCAACAATTGTGGTACTATGGTCGCAATGGCTTTTTTATATGGCAGAATTTTGGCCTTCTGAAACTCTACCATCTGCCATTGTCAACATTGTTAATGAATGAATTATGGTTCAAGTGTGGTACTATTTTCTTGGTTTAAggattttatcaattttgtgcAGATATTGTTGTCAAGATAATGGATCCTACAATGACTAGTTATATGTGTGTTGTTCAAATAGAAAATGTTTATGTTTTGTTAAGTATCTGTACATTTATTTGCAGTTCCAAGGAACTTCAGATTGCTGGAGGAGCTTGAACGAGGAGAAAAAGGTATTGGAGATGGCACAGTTAGCTATGGAATGGATGATGGTGATGACATTTACATGCGCTCTTGGACTGGCACCATTATTGGCCCCCATAATGTAAATATTTCTGTCACTTCTGTAGATTAATCTGATCATAGTATGTATGCCAGCAtggtttttgtccaaatttAAGAATTTGGTTAGATTCTTGTCAGTATTGACTTCATGTATTTGTACATGCACATTGTGTATTATTCTATGCATGGATGGACCTTGGATATGTAAGTTTGctataagtttatattttctgtATAATATATATCCTTTTTGGTTTACAGTTAAATGCCTGCTTGTAGGTCCTATAATTGTGTTCTTCTCATGAATCTTTTCTCTGTCAGACTGTACATGAAGGAAGAATCTATCAACTGAAGCTGTTTTGTGATAAAGACTACCCAGAAAAGCCCCCAAGTGTTCGATTTCATTCACGGGTCAACATGACATGTGTTAATCATGAAAATGGAGTGGTATCATTTATAATCTTTCTTATGTATTCActgtataaaaataataatacgtTGTGCAGTGCTTGCTGGGATAATTGAATTGTTTTACTAACTGTGCATTCTacttcaaattttcaatttgtaaTAGCTTGGGATCTCTTGTATTGGAGATCTTTGATATGGGTTTATCGGGAATAAGTGAATAATGGACTATATTTCAttgttcctttatttgaaaACATGGATCTCATATTTGTTGGCATGATATTAAGTTGATTTTGCAAACTTAATACCTGATAATCTTTGTGAAGATTTATAGAGTGATGCATGAAACAGGTTGAACCAAAGAAGTTTGGTCTTCTTGCAAATTGGCAAAGAGAGTACACAATGGAGGACATACTGACCCAGCTGAAGAAGGAAATGGCAGCTCCTCATAACCGGAAGCTTGTCCAGCCCCCAGAAGGTACCTACTTTTAGCATTGAAGACAGACGGTATAGATGTCAGCTTGTATTGCATATTCTGTATGCAATATATAGTGTGTAATGAATGCTTTGTGGATCCTTCCTTCTGAATTCAAGAACATATAGGGGAATGCCCCAAAAGATATTTCCATCTCCATGGCTTCAGAGTTGTTTTGTTGTCTTTCTCGACTCTTCTGAAGGGGGActgtttgattaaaatattatgtgtGTCAAATATTTCGGAAGCAACTCTCTAAGTAGTATTTTCCCTTTAATCACAAAGGTGCTTTCAATTTTACTCCTGCTTCACTTTCTCTCTGCTTCTTCTGTGAGTAAGCAATGACAATGTGAACGTGCTTGGTGTGTTGTCCTTCATATAATTTTCACCAAAATCAATCTGATATGAAACAAAAGCAACCAAGTTACTAGCACCGTTAATCATTGAATATTTGGAACACTcgataaaatatactgttatttaattataacttcACATATGAATAAATACTTTTGTGTTTTTACATCAGAGTCATTTTTAGTTGCCTGAGAGTAAAGTTATACTTGTATATTCAAATTGaacttattttgaaattaaagaaaaattgtagATCTcggatatttttttttttgagaaatcAAAGCCTGTCGGGATGTAATGGTGTTTGAGATTTACATTGGCTAATATAACCTGTCAgtgattttaatttgttaagttGATTTTCTctaatatgaatattaaaaaaggGGACGtgaaaagtttaatttattcatAGTAATTTGTGTAATATTATCTGCTTGTAaagatattattaaaatgtatcTTATTTTTTCACGTTCATACTTATTTAACTGGATGACACAATTTTACTGTATGTAATGTTAAATTCTATacggataataatatttttggtttatttttttaatttatttgtaatccattattttaatcatttttaaaacatttacgCTAATTTTTGTCGCGGTGTGatatgattaataaatttatatgatgatttaatgattaataaatttttagacgttggaaa is a window from the Vigna unguiculata cultivar IT97K-499-35 chromosome 7, ASM411807v1, whole genome shotgun sequence genome containing:
- the LOC114191915 gene encoding ubiquitin-conjugating enzyme E2 variant 1D translates to MTLGSGGSSVVVPRNFRLLEELERGEKGIGDGTVSYGMDDGDDIYMRSWTGTIIGPHNTVHEGRIYQLKLFCDKDYPEKPPSVRFHSRVNMTCVNHENGVVEPKKFGLLANWQREYTMEDILTQLKKEMAAPHNRKLVQPPEGTYF